The Fodinicurvata sp. EGI_FJ10296 genome includes a region encoding these proteins:
- the iolG gene encoding inositol 2-dehydrogenase: protein MLNICLFGAGRIGKLHAGNIAANPRTQLTCVVDVVTEAARSLADAYGAATAPDAASAFKAHDIDAVLIASSTNTHVDLMIAAADAGKAILCEKPIDLDIGRVDTCVAQLAKSGVPAGIGFNRRFDPTMRACRDAIRAGDVGAIEQVIITSRDPGPPPLSYIAVSGGIFRDMTIHDFDLARWLLDDEPVEVFATGSSLVDPEIGKAGDFDSAMVIMRTAKGRLCHINNSRRATYGYDQRIEIFGAKGMVRNDNHRPAAMLRSNATETEAQPPLLDFFLERYRDAYVNELNDFVDAVEAGRQPSVTVEDGRRALLLADAAWESARSGAWAKVPD, encoded by the coding sequence ATGTTGAATATCTGTCTGTTCGGGGCCGGGCGCATCGGCAAGTTGCATGCCGGCAACATTGCCGCCAATCCACGCACGCAACTGACATGCGTCGTCGATGTCGTCACCGAAGCAGCCCGGTCGCTGGCCGATGCTTACGGCGCAGCCACGGCGCCGGATGCGGCCTCGGCCTTCAAGGCCCACGACATCGATGCCGTGCTCATAGCGTCTTCGACCAACACCCATGTCGACCTGATGATCGCCGCCGCCGATGCCGGCAAGGCGATACTGTGCGAAAAGCCGATCGACCTCGATATCGGGCGTGTCGACACCTGTGTCGCCCAACTGGCGAAATCGGGCGTACCGGCAGGCATCGGGTTCAACCGGCGCTTCGATCCGACCATGCGCGCCTGCCGCGACGCCATTCGCGCCGGGGACGTCGGCGCCATCGAGCAGGTCATCATCACCAGCCGCGACCCGGGCCCGCCGCCGCTGTCCTATATCGCCGTTTCCGGCGGCATCTTCCGTGACATGACCATCCACGATTTCGATCTGGCGCGATGGCTGCTGGATGACGAGCCGGTCGAGGTCTTCGCCACCGGCAGCAGCCTCGTCGATCCCGAGATCGGCAAGGCCGGCGACTTCGATTCCGCAATGGTGATCATGCGCACCGCCAAGGGGCGGCTTTGCCATATCAACAACAGCCGCCGGGCGACCTATGGGTACGACCAGCGCATCGAAATCTTCGGCGCCAAGGGTATGGTACGCAACGACAATCACCGGCCGGCGGCGATGCTGCGGTCGAATGCGACGGAGACCGAGGCACAGCCACCGCTGCTGGATTTTTTCCTGGAGCGGTATCGCGACGCCTATGTCAACGAACTGAACGACTTCGTCGACGCGGTCGAGGCCGGGCGCCAGCCCTCTGTCACGGTCGAGGACGGCCGCCGCGCCCTGCTGCTGGCGGATGCGGCATGGGAGAGCGCACGCAGCGGCGCCTGGGCAAAGGTGCCCGACTAG
- a CDS encoding aldolase/citrate lyase family protein: MRENRLRRLWAEDRAAINGWCAIPSSFSAELMAHQGWDTLTIDLQHGLIDYQTAVTMLQAISTTETVPLVRVPWLEPGILMKVLDAGAYGVICPMVNSAADAERLVEACRYPPLGGRSFGPIRATVYAGADYAARANDTVAVIAMIETRQALDNLDAILSVPGIDAVYIGPADLSNALGRTPGFDQTDPVVVEAIDLILAKATEHGVIAGIHNGTPEYALSMIDKGFRLVTIGSDVRLLTGAAARTVAVMRDGTGREETGREETGREETGTAKY; this comes from the coding sequence ATGCGTGAGAATCGCCTGCGCCGGCTCTGGGCCGAGGATCGCGCGGCGATCAATGGATGGTGCGCGATACCGTCGTCCTTTTCCGCCGAACTGATGGCCCATCAGGGCTGGGATACGCTGACCATCGACCTGCAACACGGCCTGATCGACTATCAGACGGCGGTCACCATGCTGCAGGCGATCAGCACCACCGAGACGGTGCCGCTGGTGCGGGTTCCCTGGCTCGAACCCGGCATCCTGATGAAGGTTCTCGACGCCGGCGCCTATGGCGTCATCTGCCCGATGGTCAATTCCGCCGCCGACGCAGAACGCCTGGTCGAAGCATGCCGTTATCCGCCGTTGGGCGGCCGCAGTTTCGGACCGATCCGGGCGACGGTCTATGCCGGGGCGGACTATGCCGCGCGCGCCAACGATACCGTTGCCGTGATCGCGATGATCGAGACCCGGCAGGCGCTGGACAATCTCGACGCCATTCTTTCAGTGCCGGGCATCGATGCCGTCTATATCGGTCCCGCCGATCTGTCCAATGCGCTTGGCCGCACGCCCGGCTTCGATCAGACAGATCCGGTCGTGGTCGAGGCGATCGATCTGATATTGGCCAAGGCGACGGAACACGGTGTCATCGCCGGTATTCATAACGGAACGCCGGAATACGCCCTGTCGATGATCGACAAGGGTTTCCGGCTGGTGACCATCGGTTCGGATGTTCGCCTGTTGACAGGCGCGGCCGCCCGCACGGTCGCGGTCATGCGCGATGGAACGGGGCGCGAAGAAACGGGGCGCGAAGAAACGGGGCGCGAAGAAACGGGGACGGCAAAATACTGA
- the iolD gene encoding 3D-(3,5/4)-trihydroxycyclohexane-1,2-dione acylhydrolase (decyclizing): MKTVRLTMAQALVRYLVAQRTIVDGVEVPLFPGVFAIFGHGNVTCMGEALEAVKDDMPTWRGQNEQSMGLAAVGYAKAARRRQIMVCCSSIGPGALNMVTAAGVAHANRLPVLFLSGDTFANRFPDPVLQQVEHFHDATVTVNDAFKAVSRYWDRISRPEQILSSLPQAVATMLDPADCGPAFIALAQDAQAEAFDYPESFFEKTVHRIRRPGLDEAELEDATKLLKNARSPMILAGGGVHYSGAVDVLTAFAERHGLPVAETIAGRGALTHDHPNLIGPLGVIGAASANSVAAKADLVLAVGTRLQDFTTGSWTVFANPDMRIVSLNAARFDATKHRSVSLIGDARRGLESLTAALGDWAAPKTWMQEAAREYGQWKELVDSRTAPANTNPPTYAQVIGAVNRKASERDLVLTAAGGLPGELTKNWKTKAPGTFDCEFGFSCMGYEIAGGWGAKMARPDDDVVVMVGDGSYLMLNSDIYSSVLTGKKLIVVVCDNGGFAVIDRLQVFKGGESFNNLLKDSRSVTDARVDFAAHARSLGAEAEKVESITDFEAAFERAKAADRTAVIVIDTVAHDWTPGDAWWDVGVPEVSEREAVRKAYSDHLQGRTGQRKGV; encoded by the coding sequence ATGAAGACGGTTCGCCTGACCATGGCCCAGGCTTTGGTTCGCTATCTTGTCGCCCAGCGGACAATCGTTGACGGCGTGGAGGTACCGCTTTTCCCCGGCGTATTCGCAATTTTCGGCCACGGCAACGTCACCTGCATGGGCGAGGCGCTGGAGGCGGTCAAGGACGACATGCCGACATGGCGCGGTCAGAACGAGCAGTCGATGGGACTGGCGGCCGTCGGCTACGCCAAGGCGGCGCGCCGGCGTCAGATCATGGTCTGTTGCAGCTCGATTGGACCGGGTGCGCTGAACATGGTCACGGCGGCGGGGGTGGCGCATGCCAACCGGTTGCCCGTGCTGTTCCTGTCCGGCGACACCTTCGCGAACCGGTTTCCGGATCCTGTGCTGCAACAGGTCGAGCATTTCCACGATGCAACCGTCACCGTCAACGACGCCTTCAAGGCCGTGTCCCGCTACTGGGACCGCATTTCCCGGCCCGAACAGATCCTGTCGTCGCTGCCGCAGGCAGTGGCCACGATGCTGGATCCGGCCGATTGCGGCCCGGCCTTTATCGCGCTTGCCCAGGATGCCCAGGCCGAAGCGTTCGACTATCCCGAAAGCTTCTTCGAGAAGACGGTTCACCGAATTCGCCGGCCGGGCCTGGACGAGGCCGAACTTGAAGACGCCACCAAGCTGCTGAAGAACGCACGATCGCCCATGATCCTTGCCGGTGGGGGGGTTCACTATTCCGGCGCGGTCGATGTGCTGACGGCATTCGCCGAACGACACGGATTGCCGGTGGCTGAAACCATCGCCGGACGCGGGGCGCTGACGCATGACCATCCCAACCTGATCGGGCCGCTGGGGGTAATCGGCGCTGCATCGGCCAACAGCGTCGCCGCAAAAGCCGATCTGGTGCTGGCTGTCGGCACGCGGCTGCAGGATTTCACGACCGGCTCCTGGACCGTTTTCGCCAACCCCGACATGCGCATCGTGTCGCTGAACGCCGCACGGTTCGACGCGACCAAACACCGGTCCGTGTCGTTGATCGGCGACGCAAGGCGGGGACTGGAATCGCTGACCGCCGCACTCGGCGACTGGGCCGCGCCCAAGACCTGGATGCAGGAAGCCGCGCGCGAATACGGTCAATGGAAAGAACTGGTCGACAGCCGGACGGCGCCGGCCAACACGAATCCGCCGACCTATGCCCAGGTGATCGGCGCCGTCAACCGCAAGGCGAGCGAGCGCGATCTGGTGCTGACGGCGGCCGGCGGTCTGCCGGGCGAATTGACCAAGAACTGGAAAACCAAGGCGCCGGGAACCTTCGACTGCGAGTTCGGCTTTTCGTGCATGGGTTACGAAATCGCCGGCGGCTGGGGCGCGAAAATGGCGCGTCCGGACGACGATGTCGTTGTGATGGTCGGCGACGGATCCTATCTGATGCTGAACTCGGACATCTACAGCTCGGTCCTTACCGGCAAGAAGCTCATTGTCGTCGTCTGCGACAATGGCGGGTTTGCCGTGATCGACCGGTTGCAGGTTTTCAAGGGCGGTGAGTCGTTCAACAATCTGCTCAAGGATTCGCGTTCGGTCACCGACGCGCGCGTCGATTTCGCCGCCCATGCCCGATCCCTCGGCGCCGAGGCCGAAAAGGTCGAAAGCATTACGGATTTCGAGGCCGCGTTCGAGCGCGCCAAGGCGGCCGACCGCACCGCCGTCATCGTGATCGACACGGTAGCCCACGACTGGACGCCCGGTGATGCATGGTGGGATGTCGGCGTTCCGGAGGTCAGCGAGCGCGAAGCGGTGCGCAAGGCCTATTCCGATCATTTGCAGGGCCGCACGGGGCAGAGAAAAGGCGTCTGA
- a CDS encoding SDR family oxidoreductase, translating to MTEDNTGNRSASETGGGSLAGRYAVVTGGTQGLGLATARLFAARGAAGIVICGRNTERGEAAAKSISEDGCPTTFVAADLANLDDCRKVIDTAAQRFGTLHALVNAAAITDRGTIIDTSPELFDRMMATNVRAPFFLMQDAAKVMLRTGTRGTVVNVLSMASYGGQPFICAYSTSKGALATLTRSAGFSLMRDGIRINGLNIGWMDTPGEDVIQKKYHGATEGWRDKAESDLPAGRMLKPEEVARAIAFLSSDESGMMSGSIVDFDQSVIGCYESPPMVDRRDWGV from the coding sequence ATGACCGAAGACAACACCGGAAATCGTTCAGCCAGTGAAACGGGCGGGGGCTCACTGGCGGGACGCTACGCCGTGGTGACCGGGGGGACCCAGGGCCTGGGCCTTGCCACCGCCAGGCTTTTTGCGGCGCGGGGCGCTGCCGGGATCGTCATCTGCGGGCGCAACACCGAGCGCGGCGAGGCGGCGGCGAAGTCGATCTCCGAAGACGGCTGCCCGACGACCTTCGTGGCGGCCGATCTGGCCAATCTCGACGACTGTCGCAAGGTCATCGACACCGCCGCCCAGCGTTTCGGGACGTTGCATGCGCTGGTGAACGCGGCGGCGATCACGGATCGCGGCACCATCATCGACACCTCGCCGGAATTGTTCGACCGCATGATGGCGACCAATGTCCGCGCCCCGTTCTTCCTGATGCAGGACGCCGCCAAGGTCATGCTGCGCACGGGAACCAGGGGAACCGTTGTCAACGTGCTCAGCATGGCGAGCTATGGCGGTCAGCCGTTCATTTGTGCCTATTCGACATCAAAGGGCGCTCTGGCGACACTGACGCGCAGCGCGGGCTTTTCGCTGATGCGCGACGGCATCCGCATCAACGGTCTGAACATCGGCTGGATGGACACGCCCGGTGAGGACGTCATCCAGAAGAAATACCACGGTGCGACCGAGGGATGGCGCGACAAGGCCGAAAGCGATCTGCCCGCCGGGCGCATGTTGAAGCCCGAGGAAGTCGCCCGCGCGATCGCCTTCCTGTCGTCGGATGAGTCCGGCATGATGAGTGGGTCGATCGTCGATTTCGACCAATCGGTCATTGGCTGCTATGAGTCGCCGCCAATGGTTGACCGGCGCGACTGGGGGGTCTGA
- a CDS encoding DUF3618 domain-containing protein: MTDGSNTNIRNPGKAPTGGPGSTVSTRSRDEIEKDIHERREQSGRSGGGPDRSPDKAPDTADIRDRTRHEAETHRAKHLGEPTPARRSPSDDRDKSSAELEREVEHERELLTRTLDDIREKLSLGQIMDQAVRYARESGGGEFTRNLGRSVRDNPLPVAFIGVGIGWHLLSGRMDHDGSDRSHGRYGIDSHGDSTHGSHGGGAVSSVRDRASSMGSQISDEASHAKDAISGAVASARGWVSSARGSADHARHGLSDRAHDVSHRASEMAGDARHRMHDVSDRAQNGIARMAREQPLVLGAIGLAAGAAIAAMFPPTRTENRVMGETSDMVKDEARSFAENEFDHAKTVAEETTQDVANEFKSRGLTPESAREATSAAAKRTEEGARRMAQDTKSDIGEPAGKSGDRASQSTGPGNAGPGNSGPGDSGAGSRSTGGTQAEPSRDRPDNAATTPNRPGTTPGSGSGSGGGSGGGPGGSPNTGR; the protein is encoded by the coding sequence ATGACCGACGGATCGAACACCAACATCCGGAATCCCGGAAAGGCCCCGACAGGTGGACCCGGGAGCACGGTATCGACCCGATCCAGGGACGAGATCGAGAAGGATATCCATGAACGCCGCGAGCAGTCCGGCCGTTCTGGCGGTGGCCCGGACCGGTCACCCGACAAGGCTCCCGATACCGCTGATATCCGGGATCGAACCCGCCACGAAGCAGAGACACACCGGGCCAAACACCTGGGCGAGCCGACGCCCGCGCGTCGGTCGCCGAGCGACGATCGCGATAAATCCAGTGCCGAGCTTGAACGCGAGGTCGAGCACGAAAGAGAACTTCTGACGCGCACACTGGACGACATTCGCGAGAAACTGTCGCTTGGACAGATCATGGACCAGGCGGTTCGCTATGCCCGCGAATCCGGAGGCGGTGAGTTCACCCGCAATCTGGGACGTTCGGTGCGGGACAATCCCTTGCCGGTCGCGTTCATCGGCGTTGGAATCGGGTGGCACCTGTTGTCCGGCCGAATGGACCACGACGGCTCCGATCGGTCGCACGGCCGGTACGGTATCGACAGCCATGGCGACAGCACGCACGGCAGTCACGGCGGCGGGGCCGTATCCTCGGTCCGCGACCGGGCATCCTCGATGGGAAGCCAAATCTCCGATGAAGCGTCGCACGCCAAAGACGCGATTTCCGGCGCTGTCGCATCGGCCCGGGGCTGGGTCTCGTCGGCACGCGGATCCGCAGATCACGCGCGGCACGGCCTGAGCGACCGCGCCCACGATGTGTCGCATCGGGCTTCGGAAATGGCGGGCGACGCGCGTCACCGCATGCATGACGTCAGCGATCGGGCGCAGAACGGAATCGCACGCATGGCCAGGGAACAGCCCCTGGTGCTGGGGGCGATCGGCTTGGCTGCCGGCGCGGCGATCGCGGCGATGTTCCCGCCCACCCGGACCGAAAACAGGGTCATGGGCGAAACCAGCGACATGGTGAAGGACGAGGCCAGGTCTTTCGCGGAAAACGAGTTCGACCATGCGAAGACCGTGGCCGAGGAAACGACGCAGGATGTCGCCAACGAGTTCAAGAGCCGCGGCCTTACGCCGGAATCGGCCAGGGAGGCGACATCGGCCGCGGCAAAGAGGACCGAAGAAGGCGCCCGCCGCATGGCTCAGGACACGAAATCCGATATCGGCGAGCCCGCCGGTAAAAGTGGCGATCGTGCCAGTCAGAGCACCGGTCCGGGAAACGCCGGCCCAGGAAATTCCGGCCCGGGAGATTCCGGCGCAGGAAGCAGGAGCACTGGCGGCACGCAGGCCGAGCCCTCGCGCGACCGCCCCGACAATGCCGCAACGACGCCCAACCGGCCCGGCACGACACCCGGATCAGGCAGTGGGTCAGGCGGGGGTTCAGGCGGGGGCCCCGGGGGCAGCCCGAACACGGGCCGCTGA
- a CDS encoding phage holin family protein produces MNTGKNLPELFSDMVEHLSTLFLKEVRLAKTEASEKVHQATGAIVYAAMGGLILLAGFLVLLDSAVAWLVEFGLDIEWSTLAVGLVVALIGFILLRKGMNDIKAASLTPKRTVAQLRSDGRAAREQF; encoded by the coding sequence ATGAACACAGGCAAGAACCTGCCCGAACTTTTCAGCGATATGGTCGAACATCTGTCGACGCTCTTCCTCAAGGAAGTCCGGCTGGCGAAGACCGAAGCCTCCGAAAAGGTACATCAGGCTACCGGCGCCATCGTTTATGCAGCCATGGGTGGGCTAATCCTGCTCGCGGGATTCCTTGTGCTTCTCGATAGCGCAGTTGCCTGGCTGGTGGAATTCGGTCTCGACATCGAATGGAGCACGCTTGCTGTTGGACTGGTGGTTGCCCTGATCGGCTTCATCTTGCTGCGAAAGGGCATGAACGACATCAAGGCGGCCAGTCTCACCCCCAAACGGACTGTCGCACAGCTGCGTTCGGACGGGCGCGCCGCCAGGGAGCAATTCTGA
- a CDS encoding NAD(P)/FAD-dependent oxidoreductase encodes MEPSQRLEVASEISTGMAVGAHRKAARMKSIDAECCIVGGGPAGLTAAIFLARFRRRFVLIDAGESRAAWIPRTHNHPAFPDGINGDVLLDRMREQLAHFGAARQSGLVAGVRRKPEAGLVVEMENATVEARFLVMATGVTDRLALPPERPCFCAATRPTSC; translated from the coding sequence ATGGAACCATCACAGCGCCTGGAGGTTGCGTCGGAGATCAGTACGGGGATGGCTGTTGGGGCACACCGCAAGGCCGCGCGCATGAAATCGATAGACGCCGAGTGCTGCATCGTCGGCGGCGGACCGGCAGGGCTGACGGCCGCGATATTCCTCGCCCGCTTCCGACGACGTTTCGTCCTGATCGACGCCGGGGAAAGCAGGGCCGCCTGGATACCGCGGACGCACAATCATCCGGCCTTTCCTGATGGTATAAACGGCGATGTGCTCCTGGACCGGATGCGCGAGCAACTGGCGCATTTCGGTGCGGCACGGCAGTCGGGGCTGGTTGCCGGCGTCCGCCGAAAGCCCGAGGCCGGACTGGTCGTCGAGATGGAGAACGCGACCGTCGAGGCCCGGTTCCTCGTAATGGCGACAGGCGTCACCGATCGGTTGGCGCTGCCGCCGGAGAGGCCCTGTTTCTGCGCGGCTACACGCCCGACATCATGCTGA
- a CDS encoding FAD-dependent oxidoreductase: MLITLGGEPELSDENLGRLKSAGIGMVCTAVTGIAVASEPGREVPDEAVAERVTAGSGPGVRITFSDGAERVFDAVYSGLGVDPNVGLAKSLGMVLGEGGRIVTDERQKTSVPEIYAAGDVVTGLNQIAVAMAQGEIAATAIHNTLRQEENRCLA; the protein is encoded by the coding sequence ATGCTGATCACATTGGGCGGCGAACCCGAACTGTCCGACGAGAATCTCGGGCGGCTGAAATCTGCCGGTATCGGGATGGTATGCACGGCGGTCACCGGTATCGCCGTAGCGTCCGAGCCCGGTCGCGAGGTGCCCGACGAAGCCGTTGCCGAGCGTGTGACGGCGGGAAGCGGGCCGGGAGTCCGGATCACATTCTCTGACGGCGCCGAGCGCGTTTTCGATGCCGTCTATTCCGGCCTCGGGGTCGACCCCAACGTCGGTCTTGCGAAATCGCTGGGTATGGTGCTGGGCGAGGGCGGGCGGATCGTTACCGACGAACGGCAGAAAACCTCGGTGCCGGAGATCTACGCCGCAGGCGACGTCGTGACCGGCTTGAACCAGATCGCGGTCGCCATGGCCCAGGGCGAAATCGCGGCAACGGCCATTCACAACACCCTGCGTCAGGAAGAGAACCGCTGTCTTGCCTAG
- a CDS encoding GyrI-like domain-containing protein, which yields MTFEIVNAAAQPMLFVTRTAGMDSTEIAGIMGEAFDTMAAFMGRNGIAPAGAPLAIYRDWDGKTMKVDVGFPVSSADAAITDPPVTDPPVTDSGVKSGWTPDGKALKAVHRGAYSELRRTYDAMESHVNQTGMKTRDIAWEVYVNDPDQTPEGDLLTEIYMPLA from the coding sequence ATGACATTCGAAATCGTAAACGCCGCAGCGCAGCCGATGCTTTTCGTTACACGGACAGCCGGCATGGATTCCACCGAAATTGCCGGCATCATGGGGGAAGCGTTCGACACGATGGCGGCCTTCATGGGCCGCAATGGAATCGCTCCTGCGGGGGCTCCTTTGGCCATATACCGTGACTGGGATGGGAAGACCATGAAGGTCGATGTCGGATTTCCCGTCAGTTCGGCCGATGCCGCAATCACCGATCCTCCAGTCACCGATCCCCCAGTCACCGATTCCGGCGTGAAGTCGGGCTGGACGCCAGACGGCAAGGCCCTGAAGGCGGTGCATCGAGGTGCCTATTCGGAATTGCGTCGAACCTACGATGCGATGGAAAGCCACGTTAACCAGACGGGCATGAAAACCAGGGATATTGCCTGGGAGGTGTATGTAAATGATCCGGATCAGACGCCGGAAGGCGACCTTCTGACAGAGATCTACATGCCTCTCGCCTGA